A region of Natribaculum luteum DNA encodes the following proteins:
- a CDS encoding ornithine cyclodeaminase family protein: MTDTLFLTSDDVTGLATPAEYVAAVREGYRQRGEGAPAHPRQKFLRSDPGGMMTSYAALLPDTGAMGGYMYSAGFGAGDAWFMTPLFDAESGEPLALLDGASMNPFKTGAAGAVGVDALAREDAETLAVVGSGAQARGQVLATATVREFTDVRVYSQTRENRESFATEFDDRLEATVAAVDSSEAAVSGADVVITATTASEPVFDGDALDPGTHVTAMGQYHPGKRELDTTTIERATYVPDLRERVTYDAGSFLAALEDGVVTEDHVHAELGEVVADVEPGRTSDDEITVFDSGGTGIETVAAAYLLYERALEEDVGSTISFSPASEALTGRE, encoded by the coding sequence ATGACCGACACGCTGTTTCTCACCAGCGACGACGTCACCGGTCTCGCGACGCCTGCCGAGTACGTAGCGGCCGTTCGCGAGGGGTATCGCCAGCGCGGCGAGGGCGCACCCGCTCACCCACGTCAGAAGTTCCTCCGCTCCGATCCCGGGGGTATGATGACCAGTTACGCCGCCCTCCTCCCCGACACCGGCGCGATGGGCGGATACATGTACTCCGCCGGCTTCGGTGCCGGTGACGCCTGGTTCATGACGCCGCTTTTCGACGCCGAGAGCGGTGAACCACTCGCCCTGCTCGACGGGGCGAGCATGAATCCCTTCAAGACCGGTGCGGCCGGTGCCGTCGGCGTCGACGCACTCGCCCGCGAGGACGCCGAGACGCTCGCCGTCGTCGGCAGCGGCGCACAGGCACGCGGCCAGGTACTCGCGACCGCGACCGTCCGCGAATTCACCGACGTTCGCGTCTACTCGCAGACTCGCGAGAACCGCGAATCCTTCGCAACCGAGTTCGACGACCGCCTCGAGGCCACCGTCGCTGCCGTCGACTCGAGCGAGGCCGCAGTCTCGGGCGCGGACGTCGTGATCACCGCAACGACGGCGAGTGAGCCGGTCTTCGACGGCGACGCGCTCGATCCGGGGACCCACGTCACCGCGATGGGTCAGTACCACCCGGGGAAACGGGAACTCGATACGACGACGATCGAACGGGCGACGTACGTCCCCGACCTGCGAGAGCGTGTGACCTACGACGCGGGCTCGTTCCTCGCCGCACTCGAGGACGGCGTGGTGACCGAAGACCACGTCCACGCCGAACTCGGCGAGGTCGTCGCCGACGTCGAACCGGGGCGGACGAGCGACGACGAGATCACCGTCTTCGACAGCGGTGGCACCGGCATCGAGACAGTCGCCGCCGCGTACCTGCTGTACGAGCGAGCACTCGAGGAAGACGTCGGCTCGACGATCTCGTTTTCCCCCGCCAGCGAGGCGCTGACGGGGCGGGAGTGA
- the tpiA gene encoding triose-phosphate isomerase, translating into MFVLVNLKTYPCDPIAVAEAARDVNETTDARVAVAPQSTDLARVAETGVETWAQHVDPIDYGSNTGHVLAESVADAGAVGTLLNHSERRLKLADVDGALRAARRADLETIVCANNPGQIGAAAALGPDAVAVEPPELIGTGTPVSQADPDVVEGAVDAARTVDDDVSVLCGAGISTGEDVVAAGDLGAEGVLLASGVAKADDPKAALEDLVAPL; encoded by the coding sequence ATGTTCGTCCTCGTCAACCTGAAGACGTATCCGTGCGATCCGATCGCGGTCGCGGAAGCCGCCCGCGACGTAAACGAGACGACCGACGCGCGCGTCGCCGTCGCGCCGCAGTCGACGGACCTGGCACGCGTCGCGGAGACCGGCGTCGAGACGTGGGCCCAGCACGTCGACCCGATCGACTACGGCAGCAACACAGGCCACGTGCTCGCGGAGTCGGTCGCCGACGCCGGCGCCGTCGGCACCTTGCTCAACCACTCCGAGCGCCGGCTGAAACTGGCCGACGTCGACGGTGCCCTGCGAGCTGCCCGGCGCGCCGACCTCGAGACGATCGTCTGTGCGAACAACCCCGGCCAGATCGGTGCCGCGGCGGCGCTCGGCCCGGACGCCGTCGCCGTCGAACCGCCCGAACTGATCGGCACTGGAACGCCCGTCAGTCAGGCCGATCCAGATGTCGTCGAGGGCGCCGTCGACGCCGCTCGCACCGTCGACGACGACGTCTCGGTCCTCTGTGGCGCCGGTATCAGCACCGGCGAGGACGTCGTCGCTGCCGGCGACCTCGGTGCGGAGGGCGTCCTGCTTGCGAGCGGCGTCGCCAAGGCCGACGATCCCAAAGCGGCGCTCGAAGACCTCGTCGCACCGCTGTAG
- a CDS encoding DHH family phosphoesterase: MSRGDELAAVLEDVDSLAIVCHDNPDPDCLASAVALEEIADARDVDATIVYGGEISHQQNRAFVNLLDIDAHEIDEVDLDDYECIAFVDHSQPGANTEVPAEIEPEIVVDHHPGEEIDATFADVRPEYGSTSTIFVEYLRDLEVALTTRLASALLFALHRERLDFIREPTDREYEAALTVVPDADLELLEQLYGTAFSPATIDAIGHAIASRERRGSSLVASVGRTVETDALPQAADYLLNLEGVDTVLAYGIVDGQIRMSGRSVDPRVHMGETLKDAFARFGSVGGHHDMAGGQIDLGLFADEGDDEAELLEFAGSRIERRFFDALHLESELDENQ, from the coding sequence ATGTCACGCGGGGACGAGCTGGCAGCCGTTCTCGAGGACGTCGACTCTCTGGCGATCGTCTGTCACGACAACCCGGATCCCGACTGTCTCGCCAGCGCCGTCGCACTCGAGGAGATCGCCGACGCACGCGACGTCGACGCGACCATCGTCTACGGTGGCGAAATCTCCCACCAGCAAAATCGCGCCTTCGTCAATCTGCTCGACATCGACGCACACGAAATCGACGAGGTCGATCTCGACGACTACGAGTGTATCGCCTTCGTCGATCACTCGCAACCGGGTGCAAACACGGAAGTTCCCGCCGAGATCGAACCGGAGATCGTCGTCGACCACCACCCCGGCGAGGAGATCGACGCCACGTTCGCCGACGTCAGACCCGAGTACGGCTCGACGTCGACCATCTTCGTCGAGTACCTCCGTGACCTCGAGGTGGCGCTGACGACCCGTCTCGCCTCGGCGCTTCTGTTCGCGCTCCATCGCGAGCGCCTCGACTTCATTCGCGAACCGACCGACCGGGAGTACGAGGCCGCCCTCACCGTCGTTCCCGACGCCGACCTCGAACTTCTCGAGCAGCTGTACGGGACGGCGTTCTCGCCGGCGACGATCGACGCGATCGGCCACGCAATCGCGTCGAGAGAACGGCGAGGCTCGTCGCTCGTCGCGAGCGTCGGTCGGACCGTCGAGACCGACGCGTTGCCACAGGCCGCAGATTACCTGCTCAATCTCGAGGGCGTCGACACGGTGCTCGCGTACGGCATCGTCGACGGACAGATTCGCATGAGCGGCCGGTCGGTCGATCCGCGAGTCCACATGGGCGAGACGCTGAAAGACGCCTTCGCGCGGTTCGGCTCCGTCGGCGGTCACCACGACATGGCCGGTGGCCAGATCGACCTCGGCCTGTTCGCAGACGAAGGCGACGACGAGGCTGAACTGCTCGAGTTCGCCGGCTCGCGGATCGAACGGCGGTTCTTCGACGCGCTCCACCTCGAGAGCGAACTCGACGAAAATCAGTGA
- a CDS encoding toll/interleukin-1 receptor domain-containing protein → MTGEQVYVAHAPGDLELVQDLFSTVKNFPFGVHIALEEADADRSRDLLKGRIDDSDLLVAVLTDDAADDQWVNQEIGYAVAKDVPVLPLYDHEQLRGGYVTAVDGIEIDRENLTATIFALLGRLRDELTPLGGLAVPNWFVRFPCTLSGCGHRVTLEIDDEQTKLWKRHKHGQRLETTCDVCGTTYYFDPATIGFVRREDGRAPPGR, encoded by the coding sequence ATGACTGGAGAGCAGGTGTACGTGGCACACGCGCCAGGCGACCTCGAGCTGGTCCAGGACCTGTTCTCGACGGTCAAGAACTTCCCCTTCGGCGTTCACATCGCTCTCGAGGAGGCCGACGCCGACCGTTCCCGGGACCTCCTCAAGGGTCGAATCGACGATAGTGACCTCCTCGTCGCCGTGTTGACCGACGATGCAGCTGACGACCAGTGGGTAAACCAGGAGATCGGCTACGCGGTCGCGAAGGACGTTCCCGTCCTCCCGCTGTACGACCACGAGCAGCTCCGCGGCGGCTACGTCACGGCCGTTGACGGGATAGAAATCGATCGCGAGAACCTGACGGCGACGATCTTCGCGCTCCTCGGTCGACTCCGCGACGAACTCACCCCGCTTGGCGGACTCGCGGTCCCGAACTGGTTCGTTCGGTTCCCGTGTACGCTGTCGGGCTGTGGCCACCGGGTCACCCTCGAGATCGACGACGAACAGACGAAACTGTGGAAGCGCCACAAACACGGTCAGCGCCTCGAGACGACGTGTGACGTCTGCGGGACGACGTACTACTTCGATCCGGCGACGATCGGATTCGTTCGGCGAGAGGACGGTCGAGCGCCACCGGGAAGGTGA
- a CDS encoding Hsp20/alpha crystallin family protein — protein sequence MSGRRNPFDGLEELFERMSRQFESAARTWDTSSEELPTSPDEGGFGMMTSESGAGLDLADHDDEFVVTVDVPGYEKDDIEVRLTGDTLHIEGERERETDEEAENYLRRERQRRSFSRRVRLPEPVDTDEASARVQNGVLTITLGKEEPGRDSRSIEIE from the coding sequence CTGTTCGAGCGAATGAGCCGCCAGTTCGAGAGCGCCGCTCGCACGTGGGACACCTCCAGCGAGGAGTTGCCGACGTCTCCCGACGAGGGCGGGTTCGGGATGATGACGAGTGAGTCCGGTGCCGGACTCGACCTCGCCGACCACGACGACGAGTTCGTCGTCACGGTCGACGTTCCCGGCTACGAGAAAGACGACATCGAGGTCCGGCTCACGGGCGATACGCTCCACATCGAGGGCGAGCGCGAACGAGAGACAGACGAGGAAGCGGAGAACTACCTCCGTCGCGAACGCCAGCGTCGCTCCTTCAGTCGGCGGGTCCGGCTGCCGGAACCGGTCGACACCGACGAGGCGTCGGCCCGCGTCCAGAACGGCGTGTTGACGATCACGCTCGGCAAAGAAGAACCCGGGCGCGACTCGCGTTCGATCGAAATCGAGTAA
- a CDS encoding DUF3054 domain-containing protein, with amino-acid sequence MVEDVRTLETGGVVDRRTLFLGLVDVALVAGLVLVGFLNHGGNPVDAPLDALETMTPFVIGWLVVVPLADIYAPRALSSSTTAARVTALAWLAAVNVGLLLRSSPAFEGGVTWPFNLVMTGTGLVVLLTWRIGYAATVGD; translated from the coding sequence ATGGTCGAAGACGTACGAACGCTCGAGACGGGCGGTGTCGTGGATCGCCGGACGCTGTTTCTGGGACTCGTCGACGTCGCGCTGGTCGCGGGGCTCGTACTCGTCGGGTTCCTGAACCACGGCGGCAATCCGGTCGACGCGCCGCTCGACGCACTCGAGACGATGACTCCGTTCGTGATCGGCTGGCTCGTCGTCGTGCCGCTCGCCGACATCTACGCGCCACGGGCGCTGTCCTCGTCGACGACTGCAGCGCGCGTGACAGCGCTCGCCTGGCTCGCCGCGGTCAACGTCGGGCTGTTGCTCCGGTCGTCCCCGGCGTTCGAGGGCGGGGTAACCTGGCCGTTTAACCTCGTGATGACCGGGACCGGGCTAGTCGTGCTCCTGACCTGGCGGATCGGATACGCGGCGACAGTCGGCGACTGA
- a CDS encoding J domain-containing protein — MAVADERRERCDGCGRTVSLEDLTTVTMPDGEAIACCPECEPHAREAAEKLSSLDTQRASCDGCNGEFPSADLEDVVLTDGTVISCCPDCLAEVPGRSDGAESSADGTEAETTEIATTKNLCSQCHEWTGEELFRVTTVDGRTEEMCRDCKELLEDDGVVTDVQMRKAEAREILGVEAGATESEIRNAFLTQIKSAHPDRKSGSRSAFKLVKRAYDRLI; from the coding sequence ATGGCAGTGGCCGACGAACGACGAGAGAGATGTGACGGGTGTGGGCGAACCGTCTCGCTCGAGGACCTCACGACGGTGACGATGCCCGACGGAGAGGCCATCGCCTGCTGTCCCGAGTGTGAACCCCATGCTCGAGAAGCAGCGGAGAAACTCTCGTCGCTCGACACGCAGCGGGCCAGCTGTGACGGCTGCAACGGCGAGTTCCCCAGCGCGGACCTCGAAGACGTCGTCCTGACCGACGGGACGGTCATCTCCTGTTGTCCGGACTGTCTCGCGGAGGTCCCGGGCAGAAGCGACGGCGCCGAGTCGTCGGCCGACGGCACCGAGGCGGAGACCACCGAGATCGCCACGACGAAGAACCTCTGCAGTCAGTGCCACGAGTGGACCGGCGAGGAACTCTTTCGGGTCACGACGGTCGACGGTCGAACCGAGGAGATGTGCCGAGACTGCAAGGAACTGCTCGAGGACGACGGCGTCGTCACGGACGTCCAGATGCGAAAGGCCGAGGCGCGCGAGATCCTCGGCGTCGAGGCGGGGGCGACGGAGTCAGAGATCCGAAACGCCTTCCTGACGCAGATCAAAAGCGCACACCCCGACAGAAAGAGCGGGAGTCGGTCGGCGTTCAAACTCGTCAAGCGGGCCTACGATCGGCTTATCTGA